A region of Plasmodium falciparum 3D7 genome assembly, chromosome: 12 DNA encodes the following proteins:
- a CDS encoding vacuolar iron transporter, whose protein sequence is MVSKKTIEARKAYYNEDVVLSKEAHDFYHNLDKHGENHNLDKDNLKTIIFGSLDGIITIFAIVSGCVGAKITPTQVIIIGIGNLFANAISMGFSEYTSSTAQRDFMLAEKKREEWEIENCPSEEKQEMIDIYMNKYKFDSEDARNLVEITFRNKNFFLEHMMSEELGLIVTNEDKNECLKKGIIMFLSFAVFGIIPLSAYVAYTVFFGYTDYTTSFLVVFISTLTTLFILGLFKSQFTNQKPITCALYMVLNGMIAGMVPFLLGVVLKNNISE, encoded by the exons ATGGTTAGTAAAAAAACGATAGAAGCTAGAAAGGCTTACTATAACGAAGACGTAGTTCTTTCAAAAGAAGCTCACGATTTTTATCACAACTTAGATAAGCATGGTGAAAATCACAATCTTGATAAGGATAActtaaaaacaataatatttgGAAGTTTAGATGGTATAATTACTATATTTGCTATAGTATCAGGTTGTGTGGGGGCAAAAATTACTCCTACCCAAGTTATTATTATAGGTATAGGAAATTTATTTGCAAATGCCATATCAATGGGATTTAGTGAATATACTAGTTCAACGGCACAGAGAGATTTTATGTTAGCTGAAAAGAAAAGAGAAGAATGGGAAATTGAAAATTGCCCATCTGAAGAAAAACAAGAAATGAttgatatttatatgaataagtATAAATTTGATAGTGAAGATGCTAGAAATTTAGTTGAAATAACctttagaaataaaaatttttttcttgaaCATATGATGTCTGAAGAATTAGGTTTAATTGTAACtaatgaagataaaaatgaatgtttaaaaaaaggaattattatgtttttaaGTTTTGCTGTTTTTGGTATAATTCCATTATCCGCCTATGTTGCATATACTGTATTTTTTGGATATACGGATTATACTACATCCTTTCTCGTTGTCTTTATTTCAACCCTAACAACTTTATTTATACTAGGATTGTTCAAG TCACAATTTACTAATCAAAAGCCTATTACGTGTGCCCTTTATATGGTATTAAATGGAATGATTGCAGGAATGGTACCTTTCTTATTAGGAGTTGTACTTAAAAATAACATTTCcgaataa